The following coding sequences are from one Capsicum annuum cultivar UCD-10X-F1 chromosome 3, UCD10Xv1.1, whole genome shotgun sequence window:
- the LOC107864260 gene encoding LRR receptor-like serine/threonine-protein kinase RGI1, which yields MSSSSPPSSNPNHFFLSSLVFFATFSFTCSSSSTITPFSSWNILDNTPCNLSFITCNFQGFITEINIQSIHLELPLPSNLSAYKYLKKLVISDANITGTIPFSIGDCTSLVTIDLSSNGLVGNIPLSIGNLGNLEDLILNSNQLTGKIPVEIGSCTGLRNVVLFDNRLSGVLPSEMGLLANLEVLRAGGNKDVVGKIPSELGECRNLRVLGLADTRISGSLPVSLGKLKDLETLSIYTTMLSGEIPAVLGNCTELVNLYLYENSLSGSIPSELGNLSKLEKLLLWQNNLVGVIPEEIGNCTKLTMIDLSLNYLSGSIPLSFGGLLVLQELMLSNNNVSGSIPSVLSYATSLVQLQLDTNQISGLIPSELGNLTNLVVFFAWDNQLEGSVPLTLGSCSSLQALDLSHNSLTGSIPPGLFQLKNLTKLLLISNDISGTLPQEIGYCSSLVRLRLGNNRISGGIPKEIGGLNSLNFLDLSGNRFSGPVPDEISSCTELQMVDLSNNTLKGPLPNALSSLSGIQVLDVSNNRFGGPIPASFGRLVSLNKLILRKNSFSGSIPPSIGLCSSLQVLDLSNNELSGGIPMQLGKIESLEIALNLSFNQLTGPIPAEISALSKLSMLDLSHNKLEGNLNPLSKLDNLVSLNVSYNNFTGYLPDNKLFRQLPASDLDGNEGLCSFGRPSCFLSNINGVAKNGNDEGRSKKLKLAIALLVTMTIAMVIMGTIAIIRARRAMRRDNDSEMGDSWAWQFTPFQKLNFSVDEILRCLVDTNVIGKGCSGMVYRADMNNGDVIAVKKLWPITMAATNGVNDEKCGVRDSFSAEVKTLGSIRHKNIVRFLGCCWNRSTRLLMYDYMPNGSLGSLLHERSGNSLEWELRYQILLGAAQGLAYLHHDCVPPIVHRDIKANNILIGLEFEPYIADFGLAKLVDDGDFGRSSNTIAGSYGYIAPEYGYMMKITAKSDVYSYGVVMLEVLTGKQPIDPTIPEGVHLVDWVRRKRGGIEVLDPSLHSRPESEIDEMLQALGVALLCVNSSPDERPTMKDVAAMLKEIKHEREEYAKVDALLKGSPTTTSIDHTQENNNSSKGVLATSSSGKKATSLYPKSNNTSFSASSLLYSSSSSSSNAKSGV from the exons atgtcttcttcttctcctccttcttcaaATCCcaaccatttttttctttcatcacTTGTTTTCTTTGCCACCTTTTCTTTcacttgttcttcttcttctactattaCACCATTTTCTAGTTGGAACATTCTTGATAACACCCCATGTAACTTATCTTTCATAACATGCAACTTCCAAGGCTTTATTACTGAGATAAATATTCAGTCTATACATCTTGAACTCCCTTTACCTTCAAATCTTTCAGCATATAAGTACCTTAAGAAGCTTGTTATATCTGATGCTAATATTACTGGTACTATACCATTTAGCATTGGTGATTGTACTTCACTTGTTACTATTGATTTGAGCTCAAATGGACTTGTTGGTAACATCCCTTTAAGCATTGGAAATCTTGGTAATCTTGAAGATTTGATATTGAACTCTAATCAACTTACTGGGAAGATCCCAGTTGAGATTGGGAGTTGTACAGGTTTGAGAAATGTTGTGCTTTTTGATAACAGGCTTAGTGGAGTTTTACCAAGTGAAATGGGGCTGTTGGCAAATCTTGAAGTGTTAAGGGCAGGTGGGAATAAGGATGTTGTTGGGAAGATTCCAAGTGAGTTAGGGGAATGTAGGAATTTGAGAGTACTAGGTTTGGCTGATACTAGGATATCTGGTTCTTTGCCTGTTTCTTTAGGTAAGTTAAAGGATCTTGAAACtttgtctatttatactacaaTGTTGTCTGGTGAGATACCTGCTGTTTTAGGTAACTGTACTGAGCTTGTGAACTTGTATTTGTATGAAAATAGTCTTTCTGGTTCAATCCCATCTGAGTTAGGGAACCTTAGTAAGTTGGAGAAGTTGTTGCTTTGGCAGAATAATCTTGTTGGTGTTATACCAGAAGAGATTGGGAACTGTACTAAGTTGACTATGATTGATTTGTCTTTGAATTATTTGTCTGGGAGTATACCATTGTCTTTTGGTGGTCTTCTTGTGTTACAAGAACTTATGCTTAGTAACAACAATGTTTCTGGTTCAATCCCTTCTGTTCTTTCATATGCTACAAGTCTTGTCCAATTGCAGCTTGATACAAATCAGATTTCAGGTTTGATTCCTTCTGAGTTAGGGAATTTGACTAATCTTGTTGTGTTTTTTGCTTGGGATAATCAACTTGAAGGAAGTGTGCCTTTAACTTTGGGTAGTTGTAGTAGCCTTCAGGCATTGGACTTGTCACATAACTCACTTACTGGTAGCATTCCTCCAGGATTGTTTCAGTTGAAAAACCTTACTAAGCTACTCTTGATTTCTAACGATATTTCGGGTACTTTACCTCAAGAAATTGGATATTGTAGCTCATTAGTGAGGTTAAGACTTGGAAACAACAGGATTTCTGGTGGAATTCCTAAAGAAATTGGAGGTCTTAATAGCTTAAACTTTCTTGATTTGTCCGGAAATCGCTTTTCTGGACCAGTTCCTGATGAGATAAGTAGCTGTACTGAGTTACAAATGGTAGACCTCAGCAACAATACACTGAAAGGTCCCCTGCCTAATGCTTTGTCTTCTCTATCAGGGATACAAGTCTTGGACGTTTCAAATAACCGGTTTGGAGGGCCTATACCGGCTAGTTTTGGGCGTCTTGTGTCCTTGAACAAGCTGATTCTCAGAAAGAACTCGTTCTCAGGATCGATACCTCCATCTATCGGCCTCTGTTCGAGTCTCCAAGTGCTTGATCTTAGCAACAATGAGCTCTCGGGAGGCATACCGATGCAGTTAGGAAAAATCGAGTCCCTTGAAATTGCCCTCAACCTTAGTTTCAATCAACTGACAGGTCCGATTCCTGCTGAAATTTCAGCACTAAGCAAGCTGTCGATGCTTGATCTTTCGCACAACAAGCTTGAAGGAAACTTGAATCCACTATCCAAGCTCGATAATCTAGTCTCACTGAATGTCTCATACAACAACTTCACTGGTTATCTTCCGGACAATAAGCTCTTTCGACAGTTGCCAGCATCAGACCTAGATGGAAATGAAGGTCTATGTTCATTCGGAAGGCCCTCGTGTTTCCTCAGCAATATTAATGGAGTAGCTAAAAATGGAAACGATGAGGGAAGGTCAAAGAAGCTCAAGTTAGCCATCGCATTGCTTGTCACAATGACAATAGCAATGGTGATCATGGGAACTATTGCTATAATTCGAGCACGAAGGGCGATGAGAAGGGATAACGATTCAGAGATGGGAGATTCTTGGGCTTGGCAGTTCACTCCATTCCAAAAGCTCAATTTTTCAGTGGACGAAATACTCAGATGCCTTGTGGATACTAATGTCATTGGAAAAGGGTGCTCGGGGATGGTCTATCGTGCAGATATGAACAATGGTGATGTCATAGCAGTGAAGAAGCTTTGGCCAATAACCATGGCTGCAACTAATGGAGTCAATGATGAGAAGTGTGGGGTTCGTGATTCTTTCTCTGCAGAAGTTAAGACGCTTGGTTCAATTCGACACAAGAACATTGTTCGATTCTTGGGGTGTTGTTGGAACAGAAGCACAAGATTGCTCATGTACGATTACATGCCAAACGGAAGCTTAGGAAGTCTTCTCCATGAGAGGAGCGGTAACTCTTTGGAATGGGAACTGAGATACCAAATATTGCTCGGGGCAGCACAGGGGCTCGCGTACTTGCACCATGACTGTGTCCCTCCAATTGTTCATAGAGACATCAAGGCCAACAACATTCTCATTGGTCTTGAGTTTGAGCCTTACATTGCAGACTTTGGCCTTGCCAAGCTAGTCGATGATGGTGATTTTGGTCGGTCCTCCAATACAATTGCTGGTTCTTATGGCTACATTGCTCCAG AGTATGGCTATATGATGAAGATCACAGCGAAGAGTGATGTCTACAGCTACGGAGTGGTTATGTTAGAAGTCTTGACAGGGAAGCAGCCAATCGATCCAACAATACCCGAAGGAGTGCATCTAGTAGATTGGGTAAGACGTAAAAGGGGAGGAATCGAGGTCCTCGATCCAAGTCTACACTCGAGACCAGAATCAGAAATCGATGAAATGTTACAAGCATTAGGAGTAGCACTATTATGTGTTAACTCCTCTCCTGATGAAAGGCCTACAATGAAAGATGTAGCAGCAATGCTAAAAGAAATCAAACATGAAAGGGAAGAATATGCAAAAGTTGATGCTTTACTCAAAGGCTCTCCAACAACAACTAGTATTGACCATACACAAGAAAACAACAACTCATCAAAGGGTGTTTTAGCAACATCATCATCAGGAAAGAAAGCAACAAGTTTGTATCCAAAGAGCAATAACACAAGCTTCTCAGCTTCCTcattgctttattcatcatcatcatcatcatcaaatgcCAAAAGTGGAGTTTAA
- the LOC107864261 gene encoding uncharacterized protein LOC107864261: MLLRDEEEVELSEMEWNDMVNPLISSPASTSWKIHQVWEPDMLYVDYTLLPPSPMEDFTLWNHSWSPPPPPHRQESGMIKGAAKAFDAQLQEDAAGGALLTNDWRFELLPDSRQRIANKIILTLRRHLPVSGDEGLLLLRKIAVRFEEKVYTAATSQSDYLRKISLKMLTMETKSQHPVCAETVPVVDESLHVQLDAKSPPEDPTLHYLQSGEECALPDPQRSVTEHGNLKRKGDAGPSGQNHTICDLGSKQKMDKKMKKTWGIGGSISLNDLKQHFGKKREEAAESLDVSVSTLKRICRENGISRWPSKNIKRERLLLSNLSTNETVSEAGGGRISISTTQTAFASTEVLAKSNQQNNLSLDNEIGTSINHGVLRNDEGNGETRMIQEGDSADQEVLYKPQEFEPGRDSFNPAYSSSDGPTILYPLPQERMPAEDSPDQQGEEIARQIEITDGTSHLEKQCLGRERLGCNTEKEVIVRVEDSSSYDFGSVLELIQDHHADFASFHEVDKDPLISTDDLESNCIKSQSTLVSESEPSLINDARRMKLVFEKLITLPLEDLTNTNQEASMTEALAILSGNLSLFTDEQAKQLLEFKFDFPTIMYSWRDCSQTRIDCRNFLAEFERTNSLLETSTKEEVDLKDRYTQIECKEKEMLAQLEAIQKEKNELTKRRSENFIQNKHLAALAEEQAGRTKEKELQMSIASAKLDKLKSQWASVQSSFN; encoded by the exons ATGTTGTTgagagatgaagaagaagttgagtTGAGTGAAATGGAGTGGAATGACATGGTTAATCCATTGATAAGTTCACCTGCTTCAACTTCTTGGAAAATTCACCAAGTATGGGAGCCTGATATGCTCTATGTTGATTATACTTTACTTCCTCCTTCCCCTATGGAGGACTTCACTCTCTGGAATCACTCTTGGagtcctcctcctcctcctcatcgTCAAGAATCTG GTATGATCAAAGGGGCAGCTAAAGCTTTTGATGCTCAGCTTCAAGAGGATGCTGCTGGTGGAGCTTTGCTGACGAATGATTGGCGGTTTGAGCTTCTACCAGACTCCCGTCAGAGAATTGCCAACAAGAT CATTTTAACTTTAAGGAGACATCTCCCGGTATCTGGAGACGAGGGATTGTTGTTACTTAGAAAAATTGCTGTAAGGTTTGAGGAAAAGGTATATACTGCTGCTACAAGTCAG AGTGATTATCTGCGGAAGATATCTTTGAAGATGCTGACTATGGAGACAAAATCCCAACATCCTGTCTGCGCTGAAACAGTGCCAGTAGTAGATGAAAGCTTGCACGTCCAG TTGGATGCTAAATCTCCACCGGAAGACCCTACACTTCATTATCTACAAAGTGGAGAAGAGTGTGCACTGCCTGATCCACAACGATCTGTTACAGAACATGGGAACCTGAAAAGGAAAGGGGATGCCGGTCCTTCAGGTCAGAACCACACCATCTGTGATTTAGGCAGTAAACAGAAAATGgacaagaaaatgaaaaagacgTGGGGAATTGGTGGATCAATTAGTTTAAATGATCTTAAACAGCATTTTGGCAAGAAACGTGAAGAGGCTGCAGAAAGCCTTGATG TGAGTGTCTCCACATTAAAGCGAATTTGTAGAGAAAACGGAATCTCCCGGTGGCCATCTAAAAATATTAAGAGAGAAAGGCTTCTACTTTCCAATCTAAGCACCAACGAAACTGTCTCAGAAGCTGGTGGCGGACGAATATCAATCTCCACAACTCAAACTGCATTTGCATCGACCGAAGTTCTAGCCAAATCCAATCAGCAGAATAATCTATCATTAGATAATGAAATTGGTACATCAATAAATCATGGTGTGCTAAGGAATGACGAAGGCAACGGGGAAACTAGGATGATTCAAGAGGGGGACTCAGCCGATCAAGAGGTCTTGTACAAACCACAGGAATTTGAGCCTGGCCGTGATAGTTTCAACCCTGCATATTCATCTTCTGATGGTCCCACCATACTGTATCCATTGCCGCAAGAAAGAATGCCAGCTGAAGATTCACCTGACCAACAGGGAGAAGAGATTGCAAGACAAATAGAGATCACTGACGGGACTAGTCATTTGGAGAAACAATGCTTGGGAAGGGAAAGGCTCGGTTGTAATACTGAAAAGGAGGTCATTGTCCGTGTGGAAGACTCATCGTCATACGATTTCGGAAGTGTTTTAGAGCTAATTCAG GATCATCACGCTGATTTTGCTTCGTTCCATGAAGTTGATAAAGATCCGTTGATCTCCACGGATGACTTGGAGTCTAATTGTATTAAGTCTCAATCTACGCTTGTATCAGAATCTGAGCCTTCACTAATAAATGATGCAAGGAGGATGAAGTTGGTTTTCGAAAAGTTGATTACGCTGCCTCTGGAGGATCTCACTAACACAAACCAAGAAGCTTCCATGACAGAAGCTTTGGCCATACTTTCTGGCAACCTATCATTGTTTACAGATGAACAAGCGAAACAGCTACTGGAATTTAAGTTTGACTTCCCAACCATCATGTATAGCTGGAGAGATTGCTCTCAGACTAGAATTGATTGTCGAAATTTCTTGGCCGAGTTTGAAAGAACTAACTCATTGTTGGAAACTTCAACTAAAGAGGAGGTGGATCTTAAGGATAGATATACACAAATAGAGTGCAAGGAGAAGGAAATGTTGGCACAATTGGAGGCAATTCAAAAGGAGAAAAACGAGTTAACTAAGCGGAGGAGTGAAAACTTTATTCAGAACAAGCACTTGGCTGCTTTGGCCGAAGAGCAAGCAGGTAGAACTAAAGAGAAAGAGCTGCAGATGAGTATTGCTAGTGCTAAATTAGACAAATTAAAGAGCCAATGGGCTTCAGTCCAATCTTCCTTTAATTAG